In Mercenaria mercenaria strain notata chromosome 14, MADL_Memer_1, whole genome shotgun sequence, the following are encoded in one genomic region:
- the LOC123527674 gene encoding signal peptidase complex subunit 1-like — protein MEIQKYLPESIKKLPTHMDFVGQKKAEKMFQIIIITFATVGFIWGYICQQFSQTMYILIAGFVISCLLTLPPWSMFRNSPLNWQKSRTEAEEIGSTSTPQSSQKSKKKK, from the exons ATGGAAATCCAAAAATACCTTCCTGAAAGCATAAAGAAGCTTCCAACTCATATG GATTTTGTTGGACAGAAGAAAGCAGAGAAGATGTTCCAGATTATTATCATCACATTTGCT actGTAGGCTTTATATGGGGTTACATATGTCAGCAGTTCTCACAGACAATGTACATACTTATAGCTGGTTTTGTTATATCTTGCCTG ttaaCATTACCACCATGGTCGATGTTTAGAAACAGTCCTTTAAACTGGCAAAAATCTCGAACTGAGGCAGAAGAAATTGGCAGTACATCCACACCACAGTCAtcacaaaaatcaaagaaaaagaaataa